Proteins from a genomic interval of Rattus norvegicus strain BN/NHsdMcwi chromosome 2, GRCr8, whole genome shotgun sequence:
- the Slc25a31 gene encoding ADP/ATP translocase 4 translates to MSNNSSKKQSSKKTLFDPVSFAKDLLAGGVAAAVSKTAVAPIERVKLLLQVQASSKQISPEARYKGMIDCLVRIPREQGFLSYWRGNLANVIRYFPTQALNFAFKDKYKQLFMSGVNKEKQFWRWFLANLASGGAAGATSLCVVYPLDFARTRLGVDIGKGPEQRQFTGLGDCIMKIAKSDGLIGLYQGFGVSVQGIIVYRASYFGAYDTVKGLLPKPKETPFLISFIIAQIVTTGSGILSYPFDTVRRRMMMQSGESERQYKGTIDCFLKIYNHEGMAAFFRGAFSNILRGTGGALVLVLYDKIKELLNIDVGGSSSGD, encoded by the exons ATGTCGAACAATTCCTCCAAGAAGCAGTCTTCAAAGAAGACGTTGTTCGACCCCGTGTCTTTCGCAAAGGACCTGCTGGCCGGCGGGGTCGCGGCCGCGGTGTCGAAGACAGCTGTGGCACCCATCGAGCGAGTGAAGCTGCTGTTGCAGGTGCAGGCGTCCTCCAAGCAGATAAGCCCTGAGGCACGCTACAAGGGCATGATAGACTGCCTGGTGCGCATCCCTCGTGAGCAAG GATTTTTAAGTTATTGGCGTGGCAATTTGGCAAATGTTATTCGATACTTTCCAACACAAGCCTTAAACTTCGCCTTTAAGGACAAATACAAACAACTTTTCATGTCTGgtgttaataaagaaaaacag TTCTGGAGGTGGTTTCTAGCAAACCTGGCTTCTGGAGGGGCTGCTGGAGCAACATCCTTGTGTGTGGTATATCCACTAGATTTTGCCAGAACCCGATTAGGTGTTGATATTGGAAAAg GTCCTGAGCAACGGCAGTTCACGGGTTTGGGTGACTGCATTATGAAAATAGCCAAGTCAGATGGACTTATTGGTCTATACCAAGGGTTTGGTGTCTCCGTTCAGGGTATCATTGTTTACCGAGCCTCTTATTTTGGAGCTTATGACACTGTTAAG GGCTTATTGCCAAAGCCAAAGGAAACCCCATTTCTTATCTCTTTTATCATTGCTCAAATCGTGACGACTGGCTCTGGAATACTCTCCTATCCCTTTGACACAGTTAGAAGACGTATGATGATGCAG AGTGGGGAATCTGAACGGCAATATAAAGGAACCATAGACTGCTTTCTGAAAATATACAATCATGAAGGGATGGCTGCATTCTTCCGTGGTGCCTTCTCCAACATCCTTCGTGGTACAGGGGGTGCTTTGGTCTTGGTGTTATATGATAAAATCAAAGAGCTCCTCAACATTGATGTTGGAGGTAGTTCATCAGGAGATTAA